From a single Octopus sinensis linkage group LG5, ASM634580v1, whole genome shotgun sequence genomic region:
- the LOC115211783 gene encoding GDP-Man:Man(3)GlcNAc(2)-PP-Dol alpha-1,2-mannosyltransferase isoform X1 — protein MQVSVSECVYLGLQFCYVCGLIIRVYFLLIYHIFITAFVGPLTTKTMFLITLLATLIYPRLLLLLPVVLAVGLLLVRFWVKRKSARKFPNTFTIGFFHPYCNAGGGGERVLWTAIRALQIKYGPKITCVIYTGDLNVNGQDILHRAEQRFNIVLPHPVDFIFLKKRKFVEAKMYPHFTLLCQSLGSLIIGFEALFSFVPDLFCDSMGYAFTLPLFRYLGGCQVSCYVHYPTISTDMISLITDQTATYNNSASISSNPVLSRLKLIYYNIFAWIYSLVGRCSSVVMVNSSWTYGHISSLWKVSSTKIVYPPCDVTEFLKIPLQRDCKIHSIISIGQFRPEKDHPLQIKSFAKFLSQVPEKSHSLYKLQLVGSCRDSEDTKRVSELKELALILGVSHYVDFHLNVSFSDLKQLLSEAEIGLHTMWNEHFGIGVVECMAAGTIILAHDSGGPKMDIVVQHDENRTGFLASDVDNYSDAMRTIFDLSENEKMNIRRNARSHIEKFSDKQFSDQFMNVLEPLIKINIS, from the exons atgcagGTTTCCGTTTCTGAATGTGTTTATCTGGGGCTTCAGTTTTGTTACGTGTGTGGATTAATTATAAGGGtttactttttattaatttaccatatttttattacAGCATTTGTCGG tccattaacaacaaaaacaatgtttcTCATTACACTCCTTGCAACACTTATCTACCCAAGACTGTTATTACTACTTCCTGTTGTATTGGCAGTTGGTCTACTCTTGGTTAGATTTTGGGTTAAGAGAAAATCAGCAAGAAAATTTCCAAACACTTTCACTATTGGATTCTTCCATCCTTACTGTAATGCTGGAGGAGGTGGTGAAAGAGTGCTGTGGACAGCTATTCGTGCTTTACAGATAAA GTATGGCCCAAAAATAACCTGTGTTATATATACTGGAGATCTCAACGTTAACGGCCAAGACATTCTTCATCGTGCTGAGCAGAGATTCAACATAGTTCTTCCACATCCAGTTGATTTTATCTTCCTGAAAAAACGAAAGTTTGTTGAAGCCAAAATGTACCCTCATTTTACTCTTCTTTGCCAAAGCCTTGGTTCTTTAATCATTGGTTTTGAAGCTCTATTTTCATTTGTACCTGACTTGTTCTGTGATAGTATGGGTTATGCTTTTACTCTTCCACTCTTTAGATATTTAGGTGGCTGTCAGGTTTCTTGTTATGTACATTATCCCACCATCAGCACAGATATGATTAGTCTCATTACTGACCAGACGGCTACTTACAACAATTCAgcttcaatttcttcaaatccGGTACTGAGTCGTTTAAaacttatatattataacatattcgCATGGATATATTCTCTGGTTGGCAGGTGTAGCTCAGTTGTTATGGTCAATTCTTCATGGACATATGGACATATTTCATCTCTTTGGAAAGTCTCCAGCACTAAAATTGTATATCCTCCTTGTGATGTTACTGAGTTCCTCAAGATACCTTTACAGAGAGATTGCAAAATACATTCTATTATTTCCATTGGTCAGTTCCGCCCAGAGAAGGATCATCCATTACAGATTAAATCATTTGCCAAATTTTTGTCTCAAGTTCCTGAAAAATCACATTCTTTATATAAATTACAATTAGTTGGAAGTTGCCGAGACAGTGAAGACACTAAAAGAGTTTCAGAACTGAAAGAGCTGGCTTTAATTCTTGGTGTTTCGCACTATGTTGATTTCCACTTAAATGTTTCTTTTAGTGACTTGAAACAACTATTATCTGAAGCTGAAATTGGTTTACACACAATGTGGAATGAACATTTTGGAATTG GTGTTGTAGAGTGCATGGCTGCTGGGACGATAATTTTGGCTCATGACTCTGGTGGCCCCAAGATGGACATTGTTGTGCAACATGATGAAAATAGAACAGGTTTTCTAGCTTCAGATGTGGATAATTATTCAGATGCCATGAGAACAATATTTGATTTGTCTGAAAACGAGAAAATGAATATCCGCAGAAATGCCCGATCACACATTGAAAAATTTTCTGATAAACAATTCTCTGACCAATTTATGAATGTCCTGGAACCATTgattaaaataaacatttcatGA
- the LOC115211783 gene encoding GDP-Man:Man(3)GlcNAc(2)-PP-Dol alpha-1,2-mannosyltransferase isoform X2: MFLITLLATLIYPRLLLLLPVVLAVGLLLVRFWVKRKSARKFPNTFTIGFFHPYCNAGGGGERVLWTAIRALQIKYGPKITCVIYTGDLNVNGQDILHRAEQRFNIVLPHPVDFIFLKKRKFVEAKMYPHFTLLCQSLGSLIIGFEALFSFVPDLFCDSMGYAFTLPLFRYLGGCQVSCYVHYPTISTDMISLITDQTATYNNSASISSNPVLSRLKLIYYNIFAWIYSLVGRCSSVVMVNSSWTYGHISSLWKVSSTKIVYPPCDVTEFLKIPLQRDCKIHSIISIGQFRPEKDHPLQIKSFAKFLSQVPEKSHSLYKLQLVGSCRDSEDTKRVSELKELALILGVSHYVDFHLNVSFSDLKQLLSEAEIGLHTMWNEHFGIGVVECMAAGTIILAHDSGGPKMDIVVQHDENRTGFLASDVDNYSDAMRTIFDLSENEKMNIRRNARSHIEKFSDKQFSDQFMNVLEPLIKINIS, from the exons atgtttcTCATTACACTCCTTGCAACACTTATCTACCCAAGACTGTTATTACTACTTCCTGTTGTATTGGCAGTTGGTCTACTCTTGGTTAGATTTTGGGTTAAGAGAAAATCAGCAAGAAAATTTCCAAACACTTTCACTATTGGATTCTTCCATCCTTACTGTAATGCTGGAGGAGGTGGTGAAAGAGTGCTGTGGACAGCTATTCGTGCTTTACAGATAAA GTATGGCCCAAAAATAACCTGTGTTATATATACTGGAGATCTCAACGTTAACGGCCAAGACATTCTTCATCGTGCTGAGCAGAGATTCAACATAGTTCTTCCACATCCAGTTGATTTTATCTTCCTGAAAAAACGAAAGTTTGTTGAAGCCAAAATGTACCCTCATTTTACTCTTCTTTGCCAAAGCCTTGGTTCTTTAATCATTGGTTTTGAAGCTCTATTTTCATTTGTACCTGACTTGTTCTGTGATAGTATGGGTTATGCTTTTACTCTTCCACTCTTTAGATATTTAGGTGGCTGTCAGGTTTCTTGTTATGTACATTATCCCACCATCAGCACAGATATGATTAGTCTCATTACTGACCAGACGGCTACTTACAACAATTCAgcttcaatttcttcaaatccGGTACTGAGTCGTTTAAaacttatatattataacatattcgCATGGATATATTCTCTGGTTGGCAGGTGTAGCTCAGTTGTTATGGTCAATTCTTCATGGACATATGGACATATTTCATCTCTTTGGAAAGTCTCCAGCACTAAAATTGTATATCCTCCTTGTGATGTTACTGAGTTCCTCAAGATACCTTTACAGAGAGATTGCAAAATACATTCTATTATTTCCATTGGTCAGTTCCGCCCAGAGAAGGATCATCCATTACAGATTAAATCATTTGCCAAATTTTTGTCTCAAGTTCCTGAAAAATCACATTCTTTATATAAATTACAATTAGTTGGAAGTTGCCGAGACAGTGAAGACACTAAAAGAGTTTCAGAACTGAAAGAGCTGGCTTTAATTCTTGGTGTTTCGCACTATGTTGATTTCCACTTAAATGTTTCTTTTAGTGACTTGAAACAACTATTATCTGAAGCTGAAATTGGTTTACACACAATGTGGAATGAACATTTTGGAATTG GTGTTGTAGAGTGCATGGCTGCTGGGACGATAATTTTGGCTCATGACTCTGGTGGCCCCAAGATGGACATTGTTGTGCAACATGATGAAAATAGAACAGGTTTTCTAGCTTCAGATGTGGATAATTATTCAGATGCCATGAGAACAATATTTGATTTGTCTGAAAACGAGAAAATGAATATCCGCAGAAATGCCCGATCACACATTGAAAAATTTTCTGATAAACAATTCTCTGACCAATTTATGAATGTCCTGGAACCATTgattaaaataaacatttcatGA